The Coregonus clupeaformis isolate EN_2021a chromosome 20, ASM2061545v1, whole genome shotgun sequence genome contains a region encoding:
- the LOC123481425 gene encoding B-cell receptor CD22-like, whose product MSASPSGEIVEGSSVTLTCSSDANPPVDKYTWYFQNKTFQNGFGQIYNISNFKSKDNGHYHCEAWNGRGSRNSTVLMITLPGKQTSVMTAAVGIIVVVLVLIFCLSGFMWFRKKASKSTSDTRDTSENVQGDSSPVYDNISSMAMTPTAVQTAATVDQDDVHYASVHFSRFKNQEVPLYSTVQLPQPQKQDEDVDYDAVKFNRPSAATPPKAAQAAEED is encoded by the exons ATGTCAGCCAGTCCCTCTGGTGAAATAGTGGAGGGCAGTTCAGTGACTCTGACCTGCAGCAGTGATGCCAACCCACCTGTGGACAAATACACCTGGTACTTTCAAAATAAGACTTTTCAAAATGGATTTGGACAGATCTACAACATAAGTAATTTCAAGTCTAAGGACAATGGACATTACCACTGTGAGGCCTGGAATGGAAGAGGGTCTAGGAACTCTACAGTTCTGATGATAACTTTACCAG GGAAACAAACATCAGTTATGACCGCAGCTGTAGGAATCATAGTTGTTGTTCTGGTTCTCATCttctgtctctctggcttcatGTGGTTCAG GAAGAAGGCCTCCAAATCCACCTCTGACACAAGAGACACATCAGAGAATGTACAG ggAGACTCTAGTCCAGTGTATGACAACATCTCAAGCATGGCCATGACCCCTACTGCAGTACAGACAGCAGCCACCGTAGACCAGGATGACGTTCACTACGCCAGCGTCCACTTCTCTCGCTTCAAAAACCAGGAAGTGCCTCTGTACTCCACTGTCCAACTGCCTCAACCCCAGAAACAGGACGAGGATGTCGATTACGATGCTGTGAAATTCAACCGCCCTAGTGCTGCCACACC